A portion of the Chondrinema litorale genome contains these proteins:
- a CDS encoding beta-ketoacyl-ACP synthase III, which translates to MDKRRAVITGVGGYVPEYILTNAELETMVDTNEAWIIERTGIRERRILKGENLGSSFMGIKAVDNLLAKTKINPEEIDLLICCTVTPDMLFPATANLIATAVGAVNAFSYDINAACSGFLYGLTTASKFIESGTHKKVVVVGVDKMSSIIDYEDRATCIIFGDGAGAVILEAKESENGIIDAYLKSDAIGEKHLHMKAGGSRKPASLETVKNKEHFVYQEGKAVFKFAVTNMADAAYKVMQRNDLKSDDIAYLVPHQANKRIIDATAKRMGVGEEKVMINIDKYGNTTAATIPLCLWDYESKLKKGDNLILAAFGGGFTWGSIFVKWDYNTK; encoded by the coding sequence ATGGATAAAAGAAGAGCAGTAATTACAGGAGTAGGAGGCTACGTGCCCGAGTACATTCTCACCAATGCGGAACTCGAAACAATGGTTGATACCAATGAAGCATGGATAATAGAAAGGACGGGCATTCGAGAACGGAGAATTTTGAAAGGGGAGAATTTAGGAAGTTCATTTATGGGAATTAAAGCCGTAGATAATTTACTTGCTAAAACTAAAATCAATCCTGAAGAAATCGATCTTTTAATCTGCTGTACTGTAACACCAGATATGCTCTTTCCGGCCACAGCTAATTTAATTGCTACTGCTGTGGGAGCCGTAAATGCATTCAGTTATGATATCAACGCCGCTTGTTCTGGCTTTCTTTATGGGTTAACTACCGCTTCTAAATTTATAGAAAGTGGAACTCATAAAAAAGTAGTGGTTGTCGGTGTCGATAAAATGTCGAGCATAATCGATTATGAAGACAGGGCGACTTGTATCATTTTTGGAGACGGTGCTGGTGCTGTAATACTAGAAGCCAAAGAAAGCGAAAACGGAATTATTGATGCCTACCTGAAATCGGATGCAATTGGTGAAAAGCACCTCCACATGAAAGCTGGAGGAAGTAGAAAACCAGCTAGCTTAGAAACAGTTAAGAATAAAGAACACTTTGTGTATCAAGAAGGAAAAGCTGTTTTTAAATTTGCAGTGACTAACATGGCTGATGCAGCATATAAAGTAATGCAACGAAATGATCTAAAATCAGATGATATCGCATATCTTGTACCTCATCAAGCCAACAAAAGGATTATTGATGCTACAGCAAAACGTATGGGTGTTGGAGAAGAAAAGGTAATGATCAATATCGATAAATATGGCAATACAACTGCCGCTACCATTCCTCTCTGCTTGTGGGATTACGAATCTAAACTAAAAAAAGGTGACAATTTAATACTGGCTGCTTTTGGAGGTGGATTCACTTGGGGGTCAATTTTCGTAAAGTGGGATTATAACACCAAGTAA
- a CDS encoding phytoene desaturase family protein, with protein sequence MSNDFDACVVGSGIAGLSAASLLAKEGLKVLVLEQNWIPGGCTSSYPRKGFVFETGATTLVGLEKNMPPGYLLNNLNIEIDAVKLGLPMQVHLSNGKTINRYEALDQWINEAELKFGIKNQAKFWKFCFDIANFVWDTSLKQKSFPPDRFSDLVDCAKNANFKQLKYARYALKSMKNLLAEYGLLENQTFVDFCNEQLLITSQNNIEETNVLFGTTALCYTNFPNYYVNGGLINLVNPIVDYIEQNNGEILLRSGATQIEKKDGNYIIHTKDKSINCKFLISSIPINNTLQLIYFPIRSQFNSTNILQSDKLNSAFQMGIAFKDDKKLEAVHHQIHLDKPLTQVGSKSIFLSLSHPNDSSRYKEKGYKIASVSTHVHDPENNIIQNKDAVEVEIVNQLEKLGFLNKDSIAYLHSSTPKAWHKWTQRAFGFVGGYPQYMKTKPWQMLSARLDGDKAYICGDTTYPGQGIPGAVLSGIIAYEKLKKDHL encoded by the coding sequence ATGAGTAACGATTTTGATGCTTGTGTTGTTGGCAGTGGCATAGCTGGTTTAAGTGCGGCAAGCTTACTGGCTAAAGAAGGTCTAAAAGTTTTAGTTTTAGAGCAAAACTGGATTCCGGGTGGATGTACAAGTTCTTATCCTCGTAAAGGATTTGTATTTGAAACCGGTGCAACTACCCTTGTAGGATTGGAGAAAAATATGCCTCCTGGCTATTTACTAAACAATTTAAACATAGAAATAGATGCAGTGAAATTGGGTTTGCCAATGCAAGTTCATCTTTCTAATGGTAAAACCATCAATAGATATGAAGCCCTTGACCAATGGATTAATGAAGCCGAGCTCAAATTTGGGATTAAAAATCAAGCAAAATTCTGGAAGTTTTGCTTTGATATAGCAAACTTTGTTTGGGATACTTCCCTTAAACAAAAGTCTTTTCCACCTGATAGATTCTCCGATTTGGTTGATTGTGCTAAAAATGCAAATTTCAAACAATTAAAATACGCTAGATATGCACTAAAGTCAATGAAAAATTTATTGGCAGAATATGGATTGTTAGAGAATCAAACTTTTGTAGATTTTTGTAATGAGCAATTATTAATTACCTCTCAGAATAATATAGAAGAAACAAATGTTTTGTTTGGTACAACAGCTTTGTGTTACACAAATTTTCCTAATTACTATGTAAATGGTGGTTTAATCAACTTAGTTAATCCTATTGTAGATTATATAGAGCAGAATAATGGAGAAATATTATTAAGGTCTGGGGCAACTCAAATCGAAAAAAAAGATGGTAATTACATTATTCATACAAAAGATAAATCTATAAACTGTAAATTTTTAATCTCTTCCATTCCAATAAATAATACACTTCAACTTATATATTTCCCCATTAGATCACAGTTTAATTCAACTAACATTCTACAGTCTGATAAATTGAATTCCGCTTTTCAAATGGGAATTGCTTTTAAAGATGATAAAAAACTTGAAGCGGTTCATCATCAAATTCATTTAGATAAACCATTAACACAAGTTGGTTCTAAAAGCATATTTTTAAGCTTAAGTCATCCCAACGACAGCTCAAGATATAAGGAAAAAGGATATAAAATTGCATCTGTAAGTACGCATGTGCACGATCCAGAAAATAATATTATACAAAATAAAGATGCAGTTGAAGTTGAGATAGTTAACCAACTCGAAAAATTAGGTTTTCTCAATAAAGACAGTATTGCCTATTTGCATTCATCGACGCCAAAAGCTTGGCATAAATGGACTCAAAGGGCATTTGGTTTTGTTGGCGGTTATCCTCAATATATGAAGACCAAACCTTGGCAAATGTTAAGCGCAAGATTAGATGGTGATAAAGCTTATATCTGTGGTGACACAACATATCCCGGTCAGGGAATTCCAGGGGCAGTTTTAAGCGGGATTATCGCATATGAGAAATTGAAGAAAGATCATTTGTAA
- a CDS encoding DUF4836 family protein, translated as MINKKAGYFFLIFASFTFTIFLNGCKEERSVQSYIPKDASAIITLNTSNIVTKLLFQNFEGINPKILIKFTELFFFESSSRKKSPLNEIFNQPISTGLNLLDDIYLYTNDIENENQKYTGIFWKMNDSKKFDEFFTNNVSKKYSITLNKTENYNTGYFKDYGFSLGWNKELLVAIFPYNDTKPGNTLNKLNEIFELKPSESIIEDDNFNNLSDSDDDMTIFARPSQLKPLTQKFIPDAFNGGIKYFNAFINFDDDQVKINVKQYLENEAIAVYQDLLSENLHSDLCERIDDSELVAFLNFKYDKGFIAKFIKFYNMRLAMKAVIAATGVQEKELYELTGGDVFIAYATNRDNHNFLVSDSNNSERLPCFIAELKTGPKMPSFLDKMSNNGILNKQDDLYNMNEILGYDAYIKLEDDKMLVTNDSFYVLKQKRRIIPEPDREIQKLSSGYPISAYINFDRLLKQSPTFSNTSFLNDNFYEVANVLKTASFYTKPLEDNVMNSRIDIKFKDEKENSLNSLIRLFNILEKQQDKITSEL; from the coding sequence ATGATTAACAAAAAGGCAGGATATTTTTTTCTAATTTTTGCCTCATTTACATTTACAATATTTCTCAATGGATGTAAAGAAGAACGTTCAGTTCAATCTTATATACCCAAAGATGCATCTGCTATTATTACATTAAATACTAGTAATATTGTAACAAAACTTCTGTTTCAAAACTTTGAAGGCATTAATCCTAAAATCCTTATAAAATTTACCGAATTATTCTTTTTCGAATCCTCATCAAGAAAAAAGAGCCCATTAAACGAAATATTTAACCAACCAATTTCCACTGGTTTAAATCTACTTGACGACATTTATCTGTATACCAATGACATAGAGAATGAAAATCAAAAATATACAGGTATATTCTGGAAGATGAATGACTCTAAAAAATTTGATGAGTTTTTCACAAACAATGTAAGCAAAAAATATAGCATAACATTAAACAAAACTGAGAACTACAATACAGGTTATTTTAAAGATTATGGCTTTTCTTTAGGATGGAATAAAGAACTGCTTGTTGCCATATTTCCATATAACGACACTAAACCCGGAAACACACTAAATAAACTCAATGAGATTTTTGAGCTAAAACCTTCGGAATCAATTATTGAGGATGATAACTTCAACAATCTTTCTGATTCTGATGATGACATGACTATTTTTGCTCGTCCTTCTCAGTTGAAACCCCTCACTCAAAAATTTATACCAGATGCATTTAATGGTGGTATCAAATACTTTAATGCATTTATCAATTTTGACGACGACCAAGTAAAAATCAACGTTAAACAATACCTAGAGAATGAAGCAATTGCTGTTTATCAAGATCTACTTTCAGAAAACTTACATTCTGACTTATGTGAAAGAATAGATGACAGCGAATTAGTAGCTTTTCTTAACTTCAAATATGATAAAGGATTTATAGCCAAGTTTATTAAATTTTATAATATGCGCTTGGCAATGAAGGCAGTAATTGCAGCTACTGGAGTTCAAGAAAAAGAGTTGTATGAACTTACTGGTGGAGATGTATTTATAGCATATGCTACCAATAGAGATAACCATAACTTTTTAGTAAGCGATAGCAATAACAGTGAGAGACTACCTTGTTTTATTGCTGAACTTAAAACTGGACCCAAAATGCCTTCTTTCCTTGATAAAATGAGTAATAATGGCATTCTCAATAAGCAAGATGATCTTTATAATATGAATGAAATTCTTGGGTATGATGCATATATAAAATTAGAGGATGATAAAATGCTGGTAACTAATGATTCATTTTATGTATTGAAACAAAAAAGAAGAATAATACCAGAACCAGATAGAGAAATTCAGAAATTAAGCTCTGGTTATCCTATCTCTGCCTATATAAACTTCGATAGGTTATTAAAACAGAGTCCGACTTTTTCAAACACCAGTTTTTTAAATGATAATTTTTATGAAGTAGCGAATGTGCTCAAAACTGCATCATTTTACACCAAGCCTTTAGAAGATAATGTTATGAATTCAAGGATTGACATTAAATTTAAAGACGAAAAGGAAAATAGTTTGAATAGCTTAATTAGACTATTTAACATTCTAGAAAAACAACAAGATAAAATCACATCAGAATTATAG
- a CDS encoding ATP-binding protein: MINSNTDSVILKIVVFGPESTGKTTLAKQLSSHFGTVWNPEFLRYYVDARELSKPDLMKSKQITITEGELLNIAIGQLASEKAIQENNSGILFYDTCLHTNAIYAEHYYNNVPEGIMRMLSSVNYDFFFLCNTDIEWEYDPQRESAEVRDVLFGKMHTYLKENRLPFSIISGTGENRFNHALSILNSKFPSIVNK, translated from the coding sequence TTGATTAATTCTAATACTGATTCGGTTATTCTAAAAATCGTAGTGTTTGGTCCTGAGTCAACGGGTAAAACAACTTTGGCAAAACAGTTATCATCACATTTCGGTACAGTTTGGAATCCCGAATTTTTGAGGTACTATGTAGATGCAAGAGAGCTTTCTAAGCCTGATTTGATGAAAAGTAAGCAAATAACTATTACTGAAGGCGAACTTTTAAATATTGCGATAGGTCAATTAGCTTCTGAAAAGGCAATACAAGAAAATAATTCAGGCATATTGTTTTATGATACTTGCTTACATACTAATGCAATTTATGCTGAGCATTACTATAATAATGTGCCTGAAGGTATAATGAGAATGCTTTCTAGTGTAAACTACGACTTTTTCTTTTTATGTAATACTGATATAGAATGGGAATATGACCCGCAAAGGGAAAGTGCAGAAGTAAGAGATGTGTTGTTTGGTAAAATGCATACATATTTAAAAGAGAATAGATTGCCATTTTCTATAATATCAGGTACGGGTGAAAACCGTTTTAATCATGCATTAAGTATTCTCAATTCAAAATTTCCTTCTATAGTAAATAAATAA
- a CDS encoding DUF1015 domain-containing protein yields the protein MAEIKPFRAWRYHPRFTENIDKLIAPLFDVISEKQRKQLYNEPYNSMHLSVPLGENPAREALKSLNSWKENEVIVQDEVESIYVYFQYFYLPNDPVKHCRKGFICMIKAYDYAENVILRHENTMPHSVNDRISLLEATKLNVSPTHGLYTDPAFTLEKYMDEAMENPVYQIEDYQGVTDALAIITDKSIIQEFKELILDRQIILADGHHRYEGSLQYKKKKQKIGVSQNGNEAFNYHMMFLTNTEAHNLRILPTHRIINNYPSFNTGDLLIKAAEFFNIKEVDDPMCLNEIIIGKQWTFGLILKNRACIIKLKPELIEKIDWKFPDAIKKLDLTVLHYFFIEKVLGILGKDQRKNNNINFERNFLACYTAVNSNNADIALITNEISIDDVKKVCFSGFTLPQKSTYFYPKVISGFLFGSVNE from the coding sequence ATGGCTGAAATTAAGCCTTTTCGAGCTTGGCGTTATCATCCGAGATTTACCGAAAATATTGACAAACTAATTGCTCCTTTATTTGATGTTATTTCAGAAAAGCAAAGAAAGCAATTATATAATGAGCCATACAATAGTATGCATCTTTCTGTACCTCTCGGTGAAAACCCAGCCAGAGAAGCTTTAAAATCGTTAAATAGCTGGAAGGAAAATGAGGTAATAGTACAAGATGAGGTTGAAAGTATATATGTGTATTTTCAATATTTCTATTTACCGAATGATCCAGTTAAGCATTGCCGAAAAGGTTTTATATGTATGATTAAGGCCTACGATTATGCTGAAAATGTGATTCTTAGGCATGAAAACACAATGCCTCATTCAGTGAATGATAGAATTAGCTTGCTAGAAGCAACAAAGTTGAATGTGAGTCCTACGCACGGTCTGTATACTGATCCAGCATTTACGTTGGAAAAATATATGGATGAAGCTATGGAAAATCCAGTTTATCAAATTGAGGATTATCAGGGAGTAACAGATGCTTTGGCAATTATTACAGATAAATCTATTATACAAGAATTTAAAGAGCTTATACTAGATAGGCAAATTATCTTGGCAGATGGTCACCATCGTTATGAAGGCTCATTACAGTACAAGAAAAAGAAGCAGAAAATAGGTGTTTCCCAAAATGGGAATGAGGCATTTAATTATCATATGATGTTTCTTACAAATACGGAAGCTCATAATTTAAGAATTTTACCTACACATAGAATCATAAATAATTATCCGTCATTTAATACAGGCGATTTATTAATTAAAGCTGCTGAGTTTTTCAATATAAAAGAAGTAGATGATCCAATGTGTTTAAATGAAATTATTATTGGGAAGCAATGGACATTTGGACTTATACTAAAAAATAGAGCCTGTATTATTAAATTAAAGCCAGAATTAATTGAAAAAATAGATTGGAAATTTCCAGATGCAATAAAAAAACTGGATTTAACTGTGCTACATTATTTTTTTATTGAGAAAGTATTGGGAATTCTAGGGAAAGATCAACGAAAGAATAATAATATAAATTTTGAAAGAAACTTTTTGGCTTGTTATACAGCTGTTAACAGTAATAATGCAGATATTGCCTTAATTACCAATGAAATCTCGATAGATGATGTAAAAAAAGTATGTTTTAGTGGTTTTACTTTACCACAAAAATCGACATATTTTTATCCAAAAGTTATTAGTGGATTTCTTTTTGGTAGTGTAAATGAGTAA
- a CDS encoding HIT family protein: protein MASIFTKIVNGEIPSHKIAENDKFLAFLDVFPLREGHTLVIPKQEVDYIFDLDDDLLADLMVFSKKVAKAIKLAIPCKRIGIAIVGLEVPHAHQHLVPLDSIDDINFTRPKLKPTQEELKATAEKIKTFL from the coding sequence ATGGCATCGATATTCACTAAAATTGTAAATGGTGAAATACCTTCTCATAAAATTGCTGAAAATGATAAATTTTTAGCTTTTCTAGATGTTTTTCCGCTAAGAGAAGGTCATACACTAGTTATTCCTAAGCAAGAAGTAGATTATATATTTGATCTGGATGATGACTTGTTAGCTGATCTAATGGTATTTAGTAAAAAGGTAGCTAAAGCTATAAAATTGGCAATTCCGTGTAAAAGGATAGGTATAGCAATAGTTGGTTTAGAAGTGCCACATGCGCATCAACACTTAGTGCCCTTAGATTCTATAGACGATATCAACTTTACAAGACCTAAGCTAAAACCAACACAGGAAGAGCTAAAGGCTACTGCTGAAAAAATTAAAACTTTCTTGTAA
- a CDS encoding 6-pyruvoyl trahydropterin synthase family protein — protein sequence MRLSVYRKEHFNAAHRLHNPNWSDEKNKEVFGLCNNPSFHGHNYDLIVKVTGEVDPETGYVIDLKILKKIIREEVVSKFDHKNLNLDTNEFRELNPTAENIAYVIYNKIRARLEKKFDLNITLYETERNFVEYPAS from the coding sequence ATGAGATTATCTGTTTACAGGAAAGAACATTTTAATGCAGCTCACCGACTGCATAATCCTAATTGGTCTGACGAAAAAAATAAAGAGGTGTTTGGGTTATGTAACAATCCAAGTTTTCACGGTCATAATTATGATTTAATTGTAAAAGTTACGGGTGAGGTTGATCCTGAAACAGGTTATGTGATAGATTTAAAAATTCTCAAAAAAATTATTAGAGAAGAGGTAGTAAGTAAATTCGATCATAAAAATTTAAATCTGGATACAAACGAGTTCAGAGAATTAAACCCGACAGCAGAAAATATAGCCTATGTTATATATAATAAAATTAGAGCGAGACTTGAAAAAAAGTTTGATTTAAATATAACCCTTTATGAAACAGAACGGAACTTCGTTGAATACCCTGCATCTTAA
- a CDS encoding S41 family peptidase has protein sequence MEKPSIGKIIYLLAICSFAIILFSKVFIKNDVDIEEKISKSEKEEVIVKLASYLQDFYVFPEKGKQMSDLINSNLIKGKYSEVNSYDSLAELLTVELRGVVNDKHLRIRANAEQSLSFTSLSNVALGEDYGITDAKILNNNIGYLAFDKFPKLSNSSELAVAEAMETLKDAKCIIIDLRNNGGGDPAMVQLYCSYFFDENPVHLNSLYLRPEQITREFYTLKEIRGKRMPDKPLYLLTSDYTFSGAEEFCYNLKHLKRAKIIGEVTGGGAHPVNAYTLNESLIAIIPVGRAINPITKTNWERVGVKPDSLCDSEKALDVAIQLASRN, from the coding sequence ATGGAGAAACCCTCAATTGGTAAGATTATATATTTGTTGGCAATTTGTTCTTTTGCAATCATTTTATTTTCGAAAGTTTTTATAAAAAATGATGTTGATATTGAGGAGAAGATTTCTAAGTCGGAAAAAGAAGAAGTAATTGTGAAGCTGGCATCTTACCTACAAGATTTCTATGTTTTTCCAGAAAAAGGTAAGCAAATGTCAGATTTAATTAATAGTAATCTGATTAAAGGGAAGTATTCTGAGGTTAACTCTTATGATTCGCTCGCAGAGTTATTGACTGTTGAATTGAGAGGTGTAGTGAATGATAAACATCTTAGAATTCGCGCAAATGCAGAGCAATCTTTAAGTTTTACTTCATTATCTAATGTTGCTTTGGGTGAAGATTATGGAATAACAGATGCCAAAATACTCAATAATAATATAGGATATCTTGCTTTTGATAAGTTTCCAAAGCTATCCAATTCGTCTGAGCTAGCAGTTGCAGAAGCAATGGAAACGCTAAAAGATGCTAAGTGTATAATTATAGATTTAAGAAATAATGGAGGTGGAGATCCTGCTATGGTGCAATTATACTGTAGCTATTTTTTTGATGAAAACCCTGTCCATTTGAACTCTTTGTATTTAAGACCAGAACAAATCACCAGAGAATTTTATACACTTAAGGAGATTAGAGGAAAAAGAATGCCTGATAAACCGCTTTATCTTTTAACTAGTGATTATACTTTTTCTGGAGCTGAAGAATTTTGCTACAATCTAAAGCATTTAAAAAGAGCCAAAATAATTGGCGAGGTTACAGGAGGAGGAGCTCATCCGGTAAATGCTTATACTTTAAATGAATCGCTAATTGCTATAATACCTGTTGGGCGTGCTATAAATCCAATAACTAAAACTAATTGGGAAAGAGTAGGAGTTAAGCCAGATTCTCTTTGTGATTCTGAAAAAGCACTTGATGTTGCAATTCAATTAGCTAGCAGAAATTAA
- the folE gene encoding GTP cyclohydrolase I FolE has product MKQNGTSLNTLHLNGKGSNQNVTESDSLSLELIEQIGDEHVGSSYDTPLRKDAFELSDDEKMRKIEHHFKEIMETLGLDLTDDSLKGTPHRVAKMYVKEIFNGLDPKNFPAVKLFDNKYKYNEMLVEKDISFNSNCEHHFVPIIGKAHVAYISNGKVIGLSKINRIVQYFAKRPQVQERLTVQIAETLKKVLETEDIAIVMDAKHMCVSMRGVEDHASSTVTSHFSGKFKNEAIKSEFLKYIQ; this is encoded by the coding sequence ATGAAACAGAACGGAACTTCGTTGAATACCCTGCATCTTAACGGAAAAGGTTCAAATCAAAACGTAACGGAGTCCGATAGTCTGTCACTAGAGCTAATTGAGCAGATTGGTGATGAACATGTCGGATCTTCCTATGATACACCCTTACGAAAAGATGCTTTTGAATTAAGTGATGATGAAAAAATGCGGAAAATTGAACATCACTTTAAAGAGATTATGGAAACTCTTGGGCTTGACCTTACAGACGATAGCTTGAAGGGAACACCCCATCGTGTTGCAAAAATGTATGTTAAGGAAATTTTCAATGGATTAGATCCAAAGAATTTTCCGGCTGTTAAGCTTTTCGATAACAAGTATAAATACAATGAAATGCTTGTTGAAAAAGATATTAGCTTTAATTCTAATTGTGAGCATCACTTTGTGCCAATTATAGGTAAAGCACATGTGGCTTACATTTCAAATGGTAAAGTGATTGGGCTGTCTAAGATTAACAGAATTGTACAGTACTTTGCAAAAAGACCACAAGTACAAGAAAGATTGACAGTGCAAATTGCAGAAACACTTAAAAAAGTTTTAGAAACGGAAGATATTGCAATTGTTATGGATGCAAAACATATGTGTGTGTCTATGAGAGGTGTTGAAGATCATGCAAGTTCAACAGTTACATCACATTTTAGTGGAAAATTTAAAAATGAAGCCATCAAAAGTGAATTTCTAAAATACATTCAATAA
- the greA gene encoding transcription elongation factor GreA: MSGFTYYTKEGLDRLKKELHELKTKGRSDIAKQIAEARDKGDLSENAEYDAAKDAQGLLELKISKLEAQVAKGRILDESKVDTSKVSVLSTVKIKNVANGMQLNYTLVAEEEADLKQNKISVNSPFGEGLLGKKIGEIAEIKAPRGTMKFEVMDISR; the protein is encoded by the coding sequence ATGTCAGGTTTCACATATTACACTAAAGAAGGACTCGACAGATTAAAAAAAGAATTGCACGAGTTAAAAACCAAAGGCAGATCAGATATTGCTAAGCAAATAGCAGAAGCGAGAGATAAAGGAGACCTTAGTGAGAATGCCGAATATGATGCAGCAAAGGATGCTCAAGGTTTACTAGAATTAAAGATCTCTAAATTAGAAGCTCAAGTTGCTAAAGGAAGAATTCTTGACGAGTCAAAAGTAGATACTTCAAAAGTTTCTGTGCTTTCTACTGTTAAAATAAAGAATGTTGCTAATGGAATGCAGTTAAACTATACATTAGTTGCTGAAGAAGAAGCTGACCTTAAGCAAAATAAAATTTCAGTAAATTCTCCATTTGGCGAAGGTTTACTTGGAAAGAAAATAGGTGAAATTGCTGAAATTAAAGCGCCTAGAGGAACTATGAAGTTTGAAGTGATGGATATTTCGAGATAA
- a CDS encoding YceD family protein, whose amino-acid sequence MTKYSVDISGLKNKEYSFDFKIDENFFKLFESDLMQNGSLNADIVLSKSETMITVKVKINGTIELTCDRSLREFDYPVSVEEQLYYKFGDRYEEMSDDVFMIPTNYAEIDFSQVLYDTLVLSIPTKIIHPDLQSDEDDNDEEETFVFSTADEDQEIEEENQENEESDPRWDKLKGLNFNKN is encoded by the coding sequence ATGACTAAGTATTCTGTTGATATTTCAGGCTTAAAAAACAAAGAATATTCTTTTGATTTTAAAATTGATGAGAATTTCTTTAAGCTATTTGAAAGTGACTTGATGCAGAATGGTTCACTTAATGCTGATATTGTCCTCAGTAAATCTGAAACGATGATAACAGTAAAAGTGAAAATAAATGGAACAATTGAATTAACTTGCGACAGAAGTCTTAGAGAATTTGATTATCCGGTGTCTGTAGAAGAACAGCTTTATTATAAATTTGGTGATCGGTACGAGGAAATGTCTGATGATGTTTTTATGATACCTACTAATTATGCAGAAATTGACTTTTCTCAAGTTTTGTATGATACATTAGTGTTATCAATTCCGACAAAAATTATTCATCCAGATTTGCAAAGCGATGAGGATGATAATGATGAGGAAGAAACATTTGTGTTTTCAACTGCCGATGAAGATCAAGAAATAGAAGAAGAAAATCAAGAAAACGAAGAATCAGATCCCCGTTGGGATAAATTAAAAGGTTTGAATTTTAATAAAAATTAA
- the efp gene encoding elongation factor P has translation MATTADFRNGLCIEFNHDLFTIVEFQHVKPGKGPAFVRTKLKSITTGKVIDNTFTSGHKVTTARIERRDYQFLYKDDLGYHMMDSNTFEQMSIEEGLVENADLMKDGQEVEVLVHAEYEKVIGCELPAFVILQVTYTEPGIKGDTATNASKPATLETGAEIQVPLFVNQDDVLKIDTRTRSYVERVKQ, from the coding sequence ATGGCAACTACAGCGGATTTTAGAAATGGACTATGCATTGAGTTCAACCATGATTTATTTACAATAGTTGAATTTCAGCATGTAAAGCCCGGTAAAGGACCTGCATTTGTAAGAACAAAATTAAAAAGTATCACTACTGGAAAAGTGATAGACAACACATTTACATCAGGTCATAAAGTTACAACTGCCAGAATCGAACGCAGAGATTATCAGTTTTTATACAAAGACGATCTTGGCTATCACATGATGGACAGTAATACATTTGAACAAATGAGCATAGAAGAAGGCTTAGTTGAAAATGCCGATCTTATGAAAGATGGGCAAGAAGTTGAAGTCTTAGTTCATGCAGAATACGAAAAAGTTATTGGCTGCGAATTACCTGCATTTGTTATTTTACAGGTAACGTATACTGAACCAGGTATCAAAGGAGACACAGCAACAAATGCTTCAAAACCGGCTACTTTGGAAACTGGTGCAGAAATACAAGTACCACTATTTGTGAATCAGGATGATGTATTAAAAATAGATACACGAACTCGTTCATACGTAGAAAGAGTAAAACAATAA
- the rpmF gene encoding 50S ribosomal protein L32, with amino-acid sequence MAHPKRKISKQRRDKRRSHQSLSPAPIAICGVTGEAHMWHRAYWSEGKLYYKGKVVLEKEVVEE; translated from the coding sequence ATGGCACATCCTAAACGTAAGATATCGAAGCAGAGAAGAGATAAAAGAAGATCTCACCAAAGCTTAAGCCCAGCACCAATTGCAATTTGTGGCGTTACAGGAGAAGCTCATATGTGGCATAGAGCTTACTGGTCTGAAGGAAAATTGTATTACAAGGGCAAAGTTGTTTTAGAAAAGGAAGTTGTAGAAGAATAA